A region from the Lemur catta isolate mLemCat1 chromosome 7, mLemCat1.pri, whole genome shotgun sequence genome encodes:
- the LOC123642071 gene encoding olfactory receptor 502-like, which yields MDSWVYGNHTAVTEFILLGLTDDPVLQVVLFLIILCIYLVTISGNLSTIILIRISSQLHHPMYFFLSHLAFADMGYSSSVTPNMLVNFLVEKNAISYLGCAIQLSSAAFFGTIECFILAAMAYDRFVAICNPLLYSTKMSTRICVQFLLVAHIAGVLNAISYTISFFSLFFCGPNRVNHFFCDFDPLIELSCSDASVLIAVSSLSVGSIVVVTVFVIAVSYIYILITILKMRSSEGRHKAFSTCTSHLTAVTLFYGTITFIYVMPKSSYSTDQNKMVSVFYMVVIPMLNPLIYSLRNKEIKGALKRKLGRKIFSL from the coding sequence ATGGATTCCTGGGTGTATGGGAACCACACAGCTGTGACAGAGTTCATTTTATTGGGCTTAACAGATGATCCAGTCCTTCAAGTTGTCCTCTTCCTGATCATCCTGTGCATCTACCTGGTGACCATATCTGGCAACCTCAGCACAATCATTCTAATCAGAATCTCCTCTCAGCTCCATCaccctatgtatttttttctgagccaCTTGGCGTTTGCTGACATGGGCTATTCATCTTCTGTCACCCCCAACATGCTTGTAAACTTCCTGGTGGAGAAAAATGCAATCTCCTACCTCGGATGTGCCATCCAGCTGAGTTCAGCTGCTTTCTTTGGGACAATTGAATGCTTTATTCTGGCTGCCATGGCATATGATCGTTTTGTAGCAATCTGCAACCCGCTGCTTTATTCAACCAAAATGTCCACACGAATCTGTGTCCAGTTCCTCCTAGTTGCTCACATAGCTGGTGTTCTCAATGCTATCTCctatactatttcttttttttctttatttttctgtggccCAAATAGAGTCAAtcattttttctgtgattttgatCCTTTGATTGAACTCTCCTGTTCTGATGCCAGTGTCCTGATAGCTGTTTCCTCACTTTCTGTTGGCTCCATCGTTGTGGTCACTGTGTTTGTCATAGCCGTCTCCTACATCTACATCCTCATCACCATCCTGAAGATGCGCTCCAGCGAGGGGCGCCAcaaggccttctccacctgcaccTCCCACCTCACTGCGGTCACTCTGTTCTATGGGACCATCACATTCATTTATGTGATGCCCAAGTCCAGCTACTCGACTGACCAGAACAAGATGGTGTCTGTGTTCTACATGGTGGTGATCCCCATGTTGAATCCCCTCATCTACAGTCTCAGGAACAAGGAGATCAAGGGGGCTCTGAAGAGAAAGCttggtagaaaaatattttctttgtga